In uncultured Desulfuromonas sp., the genomic stretch TATCGGCGAGCATTAAGCTCTCGGTCAGTTCAAGTTCCATGCACCTGGCCGGAATGTCATGTTTTTCAATAATGCGCTTCACCATCTCAATAAAATCGTCGGTGACAAATTGTTTCACAGAAATATTCACGGCAATTGGCAGCCAATCCCTCTTCGTTTCATAGTGACTGCGGATTTGTTTTGCCGCTTGCTCAAGCACCCACTGGCCGATGGGAAGAATTAATCCACTCTCTTCCGCAATTGGAATCATCCGCACCGGAGAGACCCAACCCAACTCATCATTATGCCAACGCAGCAGCGCTTCAGCAGCTACAATTCTGCGATTTTCGAGATCAACCTGAGGCTGATAATAAAGCTGCAACTCCTGCCTTTCCAGGGCCTTATGCAGCAGCGTGGTCAGGTGAAGGGTCTCTTCAGCCTGCTGGGAAAATTCCCGAGAAAAATAGCAGTGACAGTCACGACCTTTTTTCTTGGACTGATGCATGGCATTTTCAGCTTTCTGCATCAATCCAAGATCGTCTGAGCTGTCTTTGGGGAAAAGAGCAATACCGATGCTTGCCGTCATGAAAAGTTCGTTCTCATCAGCAACAAAGGGAAGCCGGATGGCTTCGAGGATCTTGTTTGCAACAGCTGACGCATCAAGCCCATCTGCACCGCAGTAGGTCATCAGAGTAAATTCATCGCCACTGTGACGACAGAAGGTATCTTCTTCGCGAAGACAGCTTTTGAGTCTGCGGGCAACCTCAATAAGGATTTTGTCACCAATAGCATGGCCGAGACTGTCATTGATTTTTTTGAAATGATCCAGCCCCAGAGAATACACGGCCAGGGTTGAAACATTGCGTTGAGCATGTTTGATCGCCTGCTGCAGTCGATCGCGAAATAAAACCCGGTTGGCCATGCCGGTGAGCGGATCGGTCTGGGCCAGGTGAAGTACTTTTTGTTCTAACGCTTTTTCGTTACTCAGGTCGGTAAAAATGCCGACATAGCGGTAAACGTCACCAGTATCATCGGTCAATGCACGAATCGACAACATCTCCGGATAGCTCTCACCGCTTTTGTTTCGGTTCCAGATTTCCCCCTGCCATTGACCATGTTTCTCCAGTTCCTCCCACATATCATGGTAAAAGGCTCTCCCATGAACTGCGGACTGAAACATGCGGGGATTGCTGCCCAGCACCTCTTCTTTTGTATAACCGCTGATTTTGCAGAAAGCATTGTTAACCGCAATAATCGTCCCGGCCACATCCGTAACCAGAACGCCGTCATTACTGTTTTCAACAACGGTCATCAGCTGTTTGAGCCGACCTTCTTTTGCGAGACGGTCCCGAATATCCCGCACCGAACTCAGCACTGCGGTCTTCCCCCGAAATGAAACCAGCGTGCTGTTAACCTCCACGGGAATTTCTTCGCCATTTTTCGTCTTATGCAGGCATTTAAACACAATGGTCCGCCCCTGCAAAATCTCGCCAAAACGATCACAATTTTCATTTTTGCAAACTTGAGTACAATGGCTGCCAATCAGTTCTTCTTCCTGATAGCCGAGTAATGAGAGAAATGCCTGATTAGCCATTAACATATGCCCGTTGATATCACGCACCACCAGACCATCAGCAACAGTATTAAATAAATCCTGATAGGTCCTCAGGCTGTTCTTCAGATCAACGCTTAAACTTTCAAGCTTTTCCTTATAGCGATGCACATCAGAAACATCATGGATGAGAAGCTGGATCTTTTGAGCTCCTTTCACCGTCATGAGACTGGCGATCACCTCAAGATAGAGATCCTGGTCAGCCTGATGGACAACGTCACAGCAAAACCCCTCCTGTCGTGTCTTATCGATAAATTGCTGTACAGACAGAAAACTTTCTGGTGAATGAAAGCTTCCAAGGTGAACCGGCAGGCTATTCGGCGAAATATTGAACAGGTTCACGGCCTCAGGGTTCAATTTTTCAATTTCCCCAGTTTCAGAGAGGATCAGGATTGCTTCTTTACTTTGTTCAAAAAGGGCTTCATAAGAGGCGGCCTGACTTTTTGCTTCAAAATAGAGAGGGTCAAGACCAAGTTTCTTAACGACCAGCCACACCAGCGCCGCCAGAAAAAAAAGCGGCAACGCGACAACAACGCCGAGAATCCCCGCATTTTCCAACCACCATAACCCTTTGAGCTGATCCTGTTTTTTCAGCTCCAGAACGCCTTCATGAACATTGTTGCTATGCAGATCTTTTTTTGCGGCGCGAAACGCGTTATCGGAATCGACAGGCCGAGTGGCCGAAAAAACGGCAAAACCATTCGGAGATGTCAGGGAAATTGCCACATATTCAGGATGCTTTTCAAAATAATCGTTAAGCATCTTGCGCACCTGCACATAGTCACTACGCAGCAATGCCTCACTCACCATCGAAACAAGCAGATCCTGTTCGATATTAAAGCTTTGCTGCAATGCCTGTTCCAGTTGCTTTTCACGCGCCATGGATGACATCAGCCCGGCCAGACCGATAAACAGGCAAAACACCACGGTCAGCATCACGGCAACACGACGGTACGACATGATACTTTTCAAGGCAGAGCTATTATTCATTGTCGGCATCCAGATCTTCTGCTTTCAGGCATTCAGTACACAAGCGTAAAGAGTCATAGTCTTCGTCACATGCAGGCCTTATTGCAACGGCATCTAAACGGATCTTGCGGAGAATCTGCGCGCCGGAATCACTTTCATGAAGATGATGCAAAACTTTTTTTATCTCCTGAGCAATCTGCGGCTTCAGCTGGGGACAGGCAACAAAAGCATGATCCGCGACCTTCGGCTGTTCTGCCAGAACGCGCAGCCCCATATCACTCATCTGTTCATAGGCTTCATACTTGACTGAGCCTGCGTCGAATTTACCCGCCAATACGGCAAAGGCCACATTCTGATGGTTGCCCAAAAACGCATAAGCACTCAAATCGTCGAGGGAAATTCCCGCCTTATGCAACAGATGACAAGCCAATCTGAACCCCATGGTCGATTGCCGGGAAACAAAAGCCACCGAGTGCTGTTTCAGCTCAGAAAGTTGTTTCAAAGAGCTGTCCTGTCTGACAATAATAGCCCCGCGCAAAAAAGGGATCTTGCCGTTAAGAACACCAAGTAACGCAACATCAGGATTCCGGTCACGGGCTGAAATATAGAGCGAAGGTCCCATAAACGCGATATCACTTTGGCCTGAACACAGAGCCTCAACATGGGTCGGATAATCTTTTGAAATCTGCAACACAACCTCATAGCCGGTGCGAGATGAAAATTCATCGACCAAAGGCTGAAAACGTTCATGCAGTTCTAAAGCAGAAAGAAACGGATGCACAGCAAAGATCAACGTCTGTGCCGTAACGACAGTGGAACCAAGCTGAAACGTCAGCACAAAAAACATCGTTATCAGCAGTCGTTTTACCATTATCTCGCCTCCAGACCGTACTTCTCTCGGCACCCCTCTGCACAAGTGCAAAACCGTTGATCACCTCGTTCCAATCTTAATCCGCCGGAGTGTCGCAATAACGCCCTTTTCCCTTCGACTCAGACATGGCTCGGTCTGCACAGCGGAAGAACAGGAGCTGCTCTTCGCCCTCCCGATAAAGGACAACACCAACACGTGTCGTCAACTGAAGACGGCAGGGGATGCAACAGCAATCATCCCCTCCAGCAAACGCGGACAGACATGCTCACACTCGTTTTTGTCCTTGCCGGAGTTAAAACAACAAAGTCTTCACCCCCAGCCGGGCAAGAAAATCGGTGTTACGCCCTTGCTGTTACAAATAAGCACAGACAACATTAGGCACTTCCTCGCCAATACTATGGCCAAAAGAATCATTAACTTTTTTATAAATCGTCATTGTAGCAGTCTGGTCACATCATCAACCGGCATCGGCCGGTAAAAATAAAACCCCTGGATAAAATCACAGTGGTTATCCTTAAGAAACTTCAGCTGTTCAGCCGTCTCCACCCCTTCAGCAATGGTCTGCATATCAAGGCTCTTAGCAATACCGATGATACTGGTAGCCACTGCGTCAGCACTGAAGTCCTGCGTCACATCATCAATGAAAGAACGGTCAATTTTTAAATAATCCAACGGCAAACGGCGTAAATAATTGAGTGACGAATAGCCAGTGCCGAAATCATCCACAGCAAGGCGGATGCCCAGATCTTTTAAATCCTTCATAATACGAATCGACGACAACGGATTTTGCATAATCATACTTTCGGTCAATTCAAATTCAAACCAGTTTGAATCAATCTGATAATCATCGAAAATCGTTGAAACCTGTTTGGCAAAATCTAACGTCTGGAACTGTTTTGCCGAAAGGTTGACCGCGACCGGAACGATTGAACATCCCTGATCACACCATTGCCTTAATTGGCGGCAAACCTCTTCGATGACCCACAAGCCAATTTCATGAATCAGCCCTGTTTGCTCAGCCAGAGGAATAAACACTCCAGGGGAGATCATGCCTTTATCGGCAGAGATCCACCGCAGTAAGGCTTCAAGGCCAACAATGTTCTCACTCGCGGCATCCACTTTAGGCTGGTAATAAACCTGCAATTCTTTTTTGGCAATGGCTTGGCGCAAATCGGCTTCCAGTTCAAGAGATTCCAGAAGCAAATGATCCATTGAGGGTTCAAAAACACATGTTTTGCCACGCGTCTCTTTGGCTTTGTACATGGCCACATCGGCATGGCGCAACAATTCAACGGAGCTGATACCATGATCAGGATAGGAACAAATACCGGCGCTAGCGGTAATAAGAATTTGACGTCCGTCGAGGTTAAACGGTCTGGAGAGTTGCTCATTGATTACCCCTGTCACATGTAATGCATCAGCCAAGGTGTTAATCTCGTGAAAAACAATAACAAATTCATCGCCGCCTAGGCGGGCAACGGTGTCGGATTCACGAACAGCGCCTGTTAAACGATCCGCAACGAGTTGTAAAAGACTGTCGCCACGGTCATGGCCAAGGCTGTCATTAATGACTTTAAACCGATCAATATCCAACAACATCAGAAACACTGATGAGCGTGAACGTTTCGCGCTCAAAATCATCTGATCGAGTCGATCATGCAGCAACAGCCGGTTGGCCAACCCGGTTAAACTGTCATGAGTTGCCCAATGTTCAAAATGCTGGGCATTCTCTTTTTCTTCAGTAATATCTTCTCCGATAAAAACAAAGTGACTGCACTTCTGATTGAGGTCATAGGTTGGTGCAATAGAGATACGCTCCCAGTAGAGCTCTCCACTCTTCGTTCGAGCTTGCCGTTCTTCGACCCAAGGCTTGGTGGCACTATAGGCAACATCACTCTGCCACAACCCGCAAACACGCTCATTAACAAAGCTATTCACGGGATTCTTCGAATCCCTGCATTCGTCCAGCGAGAATCCCTTTCGTTGGATAAATGACTGATTGATATAAACAGGTGTTCCTTTACTTGTGGCCATCAAGAGGCAGATAGGACTTTGGTCGATGGCCTGCAACAGACGATGATTCTGTTGCTCAAATTTATTGCGCTCAGTTATATCGAGGAACAAACCAAACACATAGTTTCGATTGCCATACGACACAGTACTGGCCTGAACCTCAACATCCTTGAGTTGACCGTTTTTAGTAATCAGCTGAGCACTGAGCAGCTCATCTGGCGTTTCTTCAAGGTGTTTCCTGAATGTTTTACCGACATTAGCTGTCTCGTCTATTTCTGATTTTGGATGAAGAATTTTTTGAGATTGGCCAATCAGGTCCTCAGGTTTTCGTTCGACCAGAGAAGCCAATGTCTTGTTGCATTCAATAATCTCAGCCGTTTCAATATCTGCAATAGCGATCCCGATCAGGGATTCTTCGAACAAAACCCGGTACTTTTCTTCGGAAAGCGCAAGTTCCTGCTGCACTTCATCCTCACGGTTCAGGCTGCTTTGAACCTGATGGCGCAAAAAGAGCAGAGCGGCAATGCCCAGTATCCACATCAGTGCATGATGCATCATGTCTTGGAAAAACAGATTCAACTGCGCTTCGCGGTATGGCGCAAGTGGAACTGAGACACTTATTCCACCGCGAATATCGCCGACTTCATATCCCTGGACGCTATGGCATTTCAGACAAATGGTTTCAGTGTACATGGGCCGCATCAGGCGCAAATAGTCCTGACCGTCAATAGACTGGACCGCAACAATCTCAGCGGGTGTTTTTTCAAACTGTTCAAGGCAGGCTTTTTCCCAGTCATCGGGGATGTTTTCGGCACGCAGAGGGGTTAGGCTGGTAATATGCCCTTTCGCACCATCTTGGATAACACCAAGTTCATAGACTTGACGGGTCATGTAGGCGGGATTGACTAGAGTGAGGCGTTTTCCGTCAGTTGTAACAACATCGCGGTGAGGGAGATGCACAAGGTGGGGGTTCGGTGGCGTATAATCACTGACAGGGACGTAAACACCTCCTTGTTTTGCCGCCCAACGCCGATAAACAAGATCCTTGTTGAAACGCCCCAGAGCCTCGGCTTTGGCCAAATGGGTGACCAACTGATCTTGACTGTGATATTGTGAACAAGCGATATAAAGGGTAAGCCCCGACCATAGGATAAACAGGGAGGCCCACACCCCTTTTGTCGCTGTTCTATGAGTCATATACCACTCCAATTCATTGTGCCATCGGTTTAGGTCTGAAGACTTTTCACACAGTTTTTTCCGGCTTTTTTGGCCTCATAAACTCCCTTATCTGCCGCCACGAGCAGTTCTTCTATCGTTGTCACCTCTTTTGACATCGCAGCGACACCGATGCTGACACTGGCTTGACGACACGCATCGTCAAGAGGGTACTGTAACCGGCAAATCGCCTGATGCACCAGTTCCGCGACGTACATTGCCCCCACAATGTCCGTTTGGGGACAGATGATAAGAAATTCATCACCACCCATTCGGCAAACAATATCATCCGTGCGCACGGCTTCTTTGATTTGACGGGCTAACAGGCACAACACCTGATCTCCCACATCGTGACCGTAGGTATCATTAATCTCTTTGAAGCCGTCTGCATCCACCATAATGCACGCCAGAGAATGACCGACGGATTCTGCTTCTTGCCAAACCGTGTCAAGAGACAACAAGGCATAACGGCGGTTACAAAGCCCAGTCAAAAAGTCGGTTATAGCCAACTCTCCGAGCTTTTGATTGGCTTTCATCAACTCATGTGTTCTCTCTTCAACGCGTCGTTCGAGCGTCTGATTCAACGCACGCAATTCATGATTACGACTGAGAACCTGATGAAATAAACGATTGAGCGCCTCAAGTAAAACTCCTTTCGCTCCATCCATCTGCTGTTCACAATAGGAATAAGCGTTTTGAGGAGTTTCGCCTTTTTCAATCAAAGCCACCTGTTCACCAAGACTTCGATCAGAACCGAGAATATGGTAGATCAGCCAATTCATCAAAAATTCAAATAAGGGCTTTCCCGTATCCCGCCCCAGTTTACTTTCACCATAAAGATGAAGGACACTCTGCAGAAAGCTGGCATGCTCATTTTTATGGTCATCCACATGACGTAAGTCAACATTAACCGACTCCATCAGGTCTTCTTCTTCAGAAAAATGATATTGAGTATACGAGACCAGCTCTGCGAAGATATCTTCCATCTCCCGGCACAGAGCATTTTTATCGGAAAGGATCTGCCCAAAGCGATTGGTAACGTCCACTAAACGGCGATGTTGTGCATCGACTTTTTTGAGCCCCGTTTCAAAATTTTGATTCCAGACGATGACATCCATACAGACAATTCCAGACAATCACTAAAATTCGCCAACTCAATAAAAAGACAAAGGAGCCAAAGAGCTCGCTTCATAAAAAAAAGAATTTTAACATAAATTTAACATCTTAGATGGATTTTCTAAAAAACCCCGAACCTTTCCACCCCCATCAGACGGACCATGCAAAAACGGATATCGTATACAGCAAGACCATCCCCCTTTCGCTTTGCCCCTCTCATTTTAACTGGCTGTGAAGCCCAGGGACGGGCGACCAAAATCAAGAACCGATTTTTAAGTCCTTGCTTTTGTAACTAAGATGGAAATCGCAATTTCGGCTTGCGTCGTTGAAAAGGCACGGATGGCACGTGTTCAATAGCCTGCTAAACGATACACAGTTGGAGCGACCTGGGTTAAAGGCACGTTAAAACCATGTAACGACTCTGAATGACCGAGAAACAGAAAACCACCCGGTTGCAACTTTCGACAGAATTTACATACCAGACGCTCCTGAGTCTTTTTATCAAAATAGATAATGACATTGCGGCAGAAAATAACATCCATCAGGTGCGGCAGGCTGAAATTCTCATCCATAAAATTAAGGCGTCCAAACCGGATCGTTTTACGTAACGCGGGTGCAATACGAACGAGAGGGTTATTACGGTCTTTGCTGCGTAGCAGATATCGAGATCGCATTTCAGCAGGAACAGGCTGAATCCTGTCACTGTGATAAACCGCCTGCTTTGCATGATCCAGAACTTTTGTGGAGATATCCGTGGCAATGATTTCGTAATTAAACTCTCCCGTAGGCTGCTTCTCAGCATAATCTGCCAATACCATGGCCATGGTATAGGGCTCTTCTCCTGAAGAACAACCGGCACTCCATATTTTGAAGGAGCGTCGTTGCGACAATTCGCTTTGCCAGGCGGGAAGAATCGTCCGGGTCAGGTAATCAAAATGGTTCGCTTCGCGAAAAAAATCCGTTTTATTGGTCGTGATCACATCGAACAGGTGAACCCGTTCAAGCCTTTGCCCCTCTTCCGTAAAAACAAAGTCACAATAGTCGCTGATGGAAGAGAGCTTCAGAGCTCTGACGCGCTTGGTCAGACGGCCTGTCAGCATGGTCCTCTTGGAGTCCGACAGCTTAATGCCAAGTTCCTGATAAATATAACGACTGAGACGGTCAAAATCACGCTGAGTCAGACTCATTGAGCACCCCTCACCCCAAAACGTGGCGACAAGAAAAGCTCTTGTCGCCACACAATTTAACCTGCCACCAACAAATCAATATTCTTCAAACTCACGATCCAATTTATCTTTCCCTGCCCCCATATCGAGCATCAAACCACTGCTTGCCTCACTAGCTGGTGCGGCTTTTTTAGTTGGAAGAGCGTCTTTGAGTTTGGGAGCTTTGGGTGGCACTTTAGGGCTGTTAAGCTGTTGAACTCCGGCAGAATCAAGTTTGAAGAACGAAATTGTACCCTGCAGCTGAGCCGCCTGGGCATTGAGTTGCTCAGAGGTGGAAGCCATCTCTTCTGCAGCGGCCGCATTCTGCTGAATCACCTGGTCAAGCTGCTGGATTGCTTTATTCACCTGATCTGCCCCGGTATCCTGCTCTTTGCTGGCGGCAGCGATCTCCTGTACCAGTTCTGCGGTACGCTGAATGTCCGGAACCATTTTAGCCAGCATCTCACCAGCGGTTTCAGCCACTTTCACACTACTGGAGGATAATTCACTGATCTCAGCGGCAGCACTTTGACTGCGCTCTGCCAACTTTCGTACCTCCGAGGCCACCACGGCAAAACCTTTGCCGTGCTCACCGGCCCGTGCCGCCTCAATCGCCGCATTGAGCGCCAGCAAATTGGTCTGACGGGCAATCTCTTCGATGATCGAGATTTTCTCGGCAATATCTTTCATCGCCTTAACCGTCTCGTTAACCGCTTTGCCGCCGCCTTGAGCATCCTGTGAGGATTTAAGCGCAATCTTCTCGGTCTGCATGGCATTATCAGCATTCTGCTTAATATTGGCGGCCATCTGTTCCATGGATGAGGAGGCTTCTTCGGCCGCAGCAGCCTGTTCGGTCGCTCCCTGGCTCATCTCTTCGGAACTTGCCGAAAGTTCCTGACTGCCGGAAGCCACATTATTGGAGGCCGCCCGCACATCGCCGACAATCGTTTTGAGCTGCTCAATCATCTCGCGCAAAGCGTCGGCCATGTTACCCACTTCATCTTTCTGTTCCACATCAATGGTGGCTTCAAGATTACCGTGAGCAATCTCCTGAGCAAACGCGATCCCTTTCTGTAACGGTCCGATAATTCCACGAGCAATGAAAAAGGCAAGCAAGAGGGCAATGGGAAAGGCAGCGGTGAGACTCCAGATCACCCCTTGACGCGTTTTTGAGGCGGCATTGAGCATCTCCTCATCGGTCATGATGTACTCATCGGTTGTATCGGAAACCTCACCGAGAATTTTCTGCACCTGCTTAAGATTGGGAACCGTTTGCGTCGCGTAAATCTCCTTTGCCGCATTCATGCTGGAAACGCGCTCATCGGCCCGATCTTTAATTTTAGCCAGAATGGCCTGTGTTTCCTTCAAGGCAACAAGCGTTTGCTTTTCAAACACCTCTTGGGCGGCCTTCTTGGGTAACATCCTGATCTGTTTTGCCGACTGGTGCAAACGAGCATGGGGTTCCTTGATGGCTTCAAGCAAACGCGCCAGTTCCGGATCGCTCTTGGCAACTTCTTTCCCTTGGGCGCCATAAAGGAATTTTCCCAAACCACACAATTCCGGATTTTCCTGAACACTTAATTCTTTCTGATCACTGGAAAAATACTTAAGAATGGTGTTGGCCCACACCAGGTGATCCACCTCTTTCTCCGCCAAAAATTCCGGCAGTGTCACATCGGCCTGACGAAATGTATCACCGATTTTCTTGGCGGAATGATGCAGTTCGTTATGATATTGCTCGATTTCCGCCAGCAGTGAACGCAAAGCAGGAACCAACTCTTCCGCACGCTTGCGCCCCTCACCGTAATACCACTGGCCAAAAGCACATTTATGCGGATCGGTCTCAACATTCAGTTCAGTGACATGATCATCGGTTAACAACGCGTTCACTTCGTTGGCCCAATTGAGGTGATCAACTTCGCGTTGAACCATCTCTCCTTTGAGTTTGTTACCGTCAATCACTTCAGAGGCATTGCCGACAATGTCACTGATACCCGAGATACTCCACAGCCCGACTCCCAGCATCATCGCCAGAACCAGGCCGAAACCGACAAAAAACTTTCCATTGAGCTTTAGATCTTTCCAGCGCATTGAACCTCCTGCTTATAAATAAAGGGTTATCCGGTACTCGTTATTTTTTCAAGATTCCGTATCAACAGCCTGAATCAGCGAAATTTCATCGGTCGAGAACACCCGATCGATATCGAGAATGATGAGAAATTCATCGTTGTGCTTGCCCATGCCACGGATAAACTCTGTATCAAGCTTAGTGCCGATGCGTGGCGGTGGTTCGATCTGGTCGGGATCAAGCTCCAAGACCTCCTGTACCGAGTCGACCAGCGCGCCGAGCACGCTGGGTTCACCGTCCATGACCACTTCGGCGATGATGATGCAGGTGTTGACGGTGGCTTCGGCTTCACTCATGCTGAACTTGACCCGCATATCCACCACCGGTACAACACTGCCGCGCAGGTTGATCACACCACGCATAAACGCAGGAGTCTGCGGCACTTTAGTGATGTCACTAAAATCGAGTACTTCGCGCACTTTGGCTATTTCCAGGGCAAAGACTTCTTCGCCGAGCTTGAAGGTCAGATATTGGTTCATCTGCTCCAAATTTTCTGAGGCCATGGTGCTGCTCCTTCCCTTTTCATTGTTCATGTCATGCATCTTTGCTCACGGGAGCCATGCCGGCAACATCCTGTTTGGGGTTTAAGCCTGAGGACGATGGGCTTTCCAGTTGGAAAAAGGCGATACTGTCTTGCAGTTGCACGGCTTGGGCATTGAGCTCTTCGGAGGTCGAGGCCATCTCTTCCGCGGCAGATGCATTTTGCTGAATAACTTGATCCAACTGTTGGATCGCCTTATTGACCTGATCGGCGCCACTATCCTGTTCCTTGCTGGACGCCGAAATCTCTTCGATTAATTCGGTGGTTCGCTGAATATCCGGAACGATCCGACGCAGCATGTTTCCAGCCCGGTCAGCGATATCGACACTGCTGGAGGAGAGATGACTGATTTCTGCCGCTGCTTTTTGGCTACGTTCAGCCAATTTACGCACTTCGGAAGCGACCACGGCAAACCCTTTGCCGTGGTCGCCGGCGCGAGCGGCTTCAATGGCTGCGTTGAGGGCCAGCAAGTTGGTTTGACGGGCGATCTCCTCAATCACACAAATTTTTTCGGCAATATCTTTCATCGCCGTAACCGTCGCTTCGACCGCTTGGCCACCCTGCTCTGCATCCTGTGAACACTTGACAGCGATTTTTTCGGTTTGCCCCGCGTTGTCGGCATTCTGACGGATATTCGACGCCATCTGTTCCATGGATGACGACGCTTCTTCCGCCGCGGCCGCCTGTTCGGTCGCGCCCTGACTCATCTCTTCACTGCCGGCGGATAATTGCTGGCTGCCCGCCGCGACATTATCGCTGGCCGATTTGACATTCTCGACCACTTCGCGCAGCTGCCGCAACATGTTGTTAAGCGCCGTTGCCAACATCCCGACTTCATCCTTCTGCACGACATCCAGCTCTTGCATCAGGTCGCCACGGGATAACGCCTGGGCAAAAGAAACGCCGCGGCGAATCGGTCCGGTAATGGCCCGGGTGATGGCAACCGTCAGAATAAGGCCAAACAATGTGGCACACACCGCTCCAGAGAGTGTCGTCCGATTGGCCATCTCAATTTCATGGTCCATCTTATCTTTCTGATCCTGGCGCGCAGCATTGCACTGCGCCTGTGCCAGGCGTGCAACTTTGACGATCTCTTCTTCGGCGGATCCTTGCTCGGCGACGGCATTGACATAGGCATCAAACATCGCCTTATAGCTCTCGATACTTTTCACTATCGCATCAGTCTGAGCTAAATTAGCCGGATCCGTAAAACGCCCGCGAAGCTCTCGGCATTGAATGAGGATTTTTTCAACCGCCTCATCGACACGCTCTTTGTAGGCCGTGTCTTTTGAGATGATGTATTCCTTCTCATTCTTTCGGGCATTCAAAAACCATTTAATCATGCGATTGGCGTCATCCGCCATGGCAAGATGAGCCATCACCTCCTGCTCAGCAGCATGACGTTTCAAACTGGCAGCCAGTTTATTCTTCTGGCTTTGCCGAATGGCTTCCGTTTTTTCCAGTGCGGTACGCGCCAAAGCCCGCATCTGCTCCATCCGTTGTGCTTTTAGCCGCTCCAGATCCACATAGTGACTAAACGCCCGTCCATATTGCGTCACCGCGTCAAGCACCCGGTCCATTTGCTCCTTATTGGCCGGATCATTGAATTTTTCCTTAGTTTCAAGGGCCAGTTTGTTCATCTGCGCGACAATCTGAATCACCTTATCCACAGAGGTCTCATCCCGGCGCAAAATATAATTTTTCTCCTGACGCCGGGCTTCAAGAATATCTTTCGTCAGGCGATTGACCTCTTCGGTCTTGTTAACGCGATCAACGACATCTTCCATTCCGAGCCACGACACAAAAGCAATCGCAACCGTCAACAACAAAATAACGACAAAACCGCCGCCAATTTTGGTCCCCAATCTCAGATTTTTAAACATAGACCCTCCCTCTAAGGCACAAACGCTTATCTCATTTCATAAAAATCCGCGGCAAACGTACATTCACCGTGAACCAATCAAGTTCTTCTCAGCCGCTTTCTGCATCAGGTAAACGATATCGAGGATCAACGCAACACTGCCGTCACCAAGGATGGTGGCACCGGAGACGCACTGCACATCGCGATACATGGGACCAAGCGATTTGATAACGGTCTGGTGTTCGCCAATGACGTTGTCGACGACGAAACC encodes the following:
- a CDS encoding protein-glutamate O-methyltransferase, whose translation is MSLTQRDFDRLSRYIYQELGIKLSDSKRTMLTGRLTKRVRALKLSSISDYCDFVFTEEGQRLERVHLFDVITTNKTDFFREANHFDYLTRTILPAWQSELSQRRSFKIWSAGCSSGEEPYTMAMVLADYAEKQPTGEFNYEIIATDISTKVLDHAKQAVYHSDRIQPVPAEMRSRYLLRSKDRNNPLVRIAPALRKTIRFGRLNFMDENFSLPHLMDVIFCRNVIIYFDKKTQERLVCKFCRKLQPGGFLFLGHSESLHGFNVPLTQVAPTVYRLAGY
- a CDS encoding chemotaxis protein CheW, which produces MASENLEQMNQYLTFKLGEEVFALEIAKVREVLDFSDITKVPQTPAFMRGVINLRGSVVPVVDMRVKFSMSEAEATVNTCIIIAEVVMDGEPSVLGALVDSVQEVLELDPDQIEPPPRIGTKLDTEFIRGMGKHNDEFLIILDIDRVFSTDEISLIQAVDTES
- a CDS encoding bacteriohemerythrin, with protein sequence MDVIVWNQNFETGLKKVDAQHRRLVDVTNRFGQILSDKNALCREMEDIFAELVSYTQYHFSEEEDLMESVNVDLRHVDDHKNEHASFLQSVLHLYGESKLGRDTGKPLFEFLMNWLIYHILGSDRSLGEQVALIEKGETPQNAYSYCEQQMDGAKGVLLEALNRLFHQVLSRNHELRALNQTLERRVEERTHELMKANQKLGELAITDFLTGLCNRRYALLSLDTVWQEAESVGHSLACIMVDADGFKEINDTYGHDVGDQVLCLLARQIKEAVRTDDIVCRMGGDEFLIICPQTDIVGAMYVAELVHQAICRLQYPLDDACRQASVSIGVAAMSKEVTTIEELLVAADKGVYEAKKAGKNCVKSLQT
- a CDS encoding methyl-accepting chemotaxis protein; this translates as MRWKDLKLNGKFFVGFGLVLAMMLGVGLWSISGISDIVGNASEVIDGNKLKGEMVQREVDHLNWANEVNALLTDDHVTELNVETDPHKCAFGQWYYGEGRKRAEELVPALRSLLAEIEQYHNELHHSAKKIGDTFRQADVTLPEFLAEKEVDHLVWANTILKYFSSDQKELSVQENPELCGLGKFLYGAQGKEVAKSDPELARLLEAIKEPHARLHQSAKQIRMLPKKAAQEVFEKQTLVALKETQAILAKIKDRADERVSSMNAAKEIYATQTVPNLKQVQKILGEVSDTTDEYIMTDEEMLNAASKTRQGVIWSLTAAFPIALLLAFFIARGIIGPLQKGIAFAQEIAHGNLEATIDVEQKDEVGNMADALREMIEQLKTIVGDVRAASNNVASGSQELSASSEEMSQGATEQAAAAEEASSSMEQMAANIKQNADNAMQTEKIALKSSQDAQGGGKAVNETVKAMKDIAEKISIIEEIARQTNLLALNAAIEAARAGEHGKGFAVVASEVRKLAERSQSAAAEISELSSSSVKVAETAGEMLAKMVPDIQRTAELVQEIAAASKEQDTGADQVNKAIQQLDQVIQQNAAAAEEMASTSEQLNAQAAQLQGTISFFKLDSAGVQQLNSPKVPPKAPKLKDALPTKKAAPASEASSGLMLDMGAGKDKLDREFEEY
- a CDS encoding methyl-accepting chemotaxis protein, giving the protein MFKNLRLGTKIGGGFVVILLLTVAIAFVSWLGMEDVVDRVNKTEEVNRLTKDILEARRQEKNYILRRDETSVDKVIQIVAQMNKLALETKEKFNDPANKEQMDRVLDAVTQYGRAFSHYVDLERLKAQRMEQMRALARTALEKTEAIRQSQKNKLAASLKRHAAEQEVMAHLAMADDANRMIKWFLNARKNEKEYIISKDTAYKERVDEAVEKILIQCRELRGRFTDPANLAQTDAIVKSIESYKAMFDAYVNAVAEQGSAEEEIVKVARLAQAQCNAARQDQKDKMDHEIEMANRTTLSGAVCATLFGLILTVAITRAITGPIRRGVSFAQALSRGDLMQELDVVQKDEVGMLATALNNMLRQLREVVENVKSASDNVAAGSQQLSAGSEEMSQGATEQAAAAEEASSSMEQMASNIRQNADNAGQTEKIAVKCSQDAEQGGQAVEATVTAMKDIAEKICVIEEIARQTNLLALNAAIEAARAGDHGKGFAVVASEVRKLAERSQKAAAEISHLSSSSVDIADRAGNMLRRIVPDIQRTTELIEEISASSKEQDSGADQVNKAIQQLDQVIQQNASAAEEMASTSEELNAQAVQLQDSIAFFQLESPSSSGLNPKQDVAGMAPVSKDA